ACTTGAGCAGCTCCCACTGCTCTGTGGATAGAGAACATCTCCTCATCAGTGCAGGGGTTGTGAGCATGTGCACGCTGCTGAGAAGCCCTGTCTTTACATGACCACTGGTGTGCTGTGGCCTGGGGATCACTCTGTACCACTCTGCTAAAActtaatttaagaataaaaatgcttataCCACTTATTTAAGCAAACTCACAGTTATTCACTGTATCTCACACTGTAGCactgttttatatttcattaagTAAAAAGATGGACATTCAGTTGATTGCCAGTGTGCTTATTGGAGACACTTGTAATCTGGTCTTGCGCCTTCTCTGTTTGTCCTTCTAAAGTCACATTCCTTTCCAGGGGAATCCAGGCTTGAAACCAATGCCTCCTTTCCTCATAAAACCAACAGAGTTGGCCTATTACAAGCTGTGGTACCATTTTTCAGGATTGGACCTAAAACTCTGTGTATATCCCTCCTCCTACATATTTGGTTGATCTTGGAGAACTCAGATGATGTATTAAGTGCTCAAAATatgtcatgaaagaaaaaatcgCCAACATGATGCTTACTTGAggctagtaccctgtttccctgaaaataagacatcctccgaaaataagagctacttacaggaaagataagacgtcccctgaaaataagacctagcgcacctttgggagcacaccttaaaataagacactgtcttattttcggggaaacagggtatcaatGTTAATTTATAACTAAGTAGCatcaaatgataataaaatgGCATAAATCATATAAAGAATTATATTCCCTTTGAATCATATTATTGGGTTTATTTTGCatagtttttaaaagagattagaCTTAGTTTTACATCTTTTAAATATTGATTCAGGAATGGATAAAGAATCTGTCAAATAATACCTCATTGACATACCTTTCACTTTAAATCACTTCATTTACAATAAACCCTGGAAATAATTCTGAAATGTTGTTACCCTTTTAAACTGAGGAATCTGGGAAACCATGAAGTTTGACTTAACTTTTGTAAGcagttaaatatataattaaatatacagTCAACTCTCGATTATTCAAACTAATGGAGGAAAGGATAGAACAAGCATTGGTATTTCTATAGTTCCTGCCCCCTCAGACAATTCCTGAGAGCCTCATTCCAATTTTTTTGGCTTTCCATCTTGATCAGACCTTTTCTAGCCATCGGATACAGGAGTTAGTTTAAAATACAGCTTACAATTAAGTTGATTAGAATGTTCATGTTAATCACACTTCACTTTtcttaatgtacatttttaaaatcagtgtaTTGACATTTGTTTTATTACAATTCAAATGAAAATTTGATAATGTTGCCATTAGTATATTATCTTGATGGCTCATAAAGTTCATTTTATATAAAGCGTCTTATCTATGAACTACAATTTACAGATATTTATAGCTTTTCAAAGGTATTACCTATGgtaccaaattatttttaaattttttaatacaaaattttatgGGGAAGTTTTATCTTGAGTTTTTTACAGAAAATTTTTCAACTTCTTAGATTCTAAATGTGTACATTATTTCTGAGTACTATGTGTTTGTAAAGTGAAGAAATGCCAAGGAATTTATGTGTGAAAACAGTATGTTGCATGTATATAATACATCATCATCTCTACCAATTACCTGCACACAGTGTGCCAGTATCCAGACATAACCTTTCATGGGAACACTTGGATCTGGATAGCTGCAAGTTGAAATAAACACATCTACCTTTTATTTCAATAACTTCACATTCAAATCCACCTCAGACACTTGTTTGAATGTGACCTTCATATATGCTAGAGATCACTGGTTTcagcatttgatttttttgttcatgttttgttGGTGGTGCTTTAAATATGAAGTAGGTACAAACTTACAGATAATGCTTCTCCGGAAACCTTTGCatgcagaaaaaaggaaattcaaagatAAATCCTGTGAAAACACTGAGATTGTGTCATCTTACATGGTTTTGTCTCATGTGTATGGTAGCTAAGTTCTCAAAGAACGTAGCAAGATTTCAAGCAGCCAGCCTGGAATGGGACTTGCTTTATTTGACTTTAAGTTAAAtgacttaattatttttctttccagaataaAATTATTAGGCTTTTATCTggagagtttctttttttctttaagcatttattttcttggaAAGAATACTACTGTATATCTGAACTTTAAGAAATCATGTTTTCTATTACGTGGGAAAGTGTTTGCTACAGAAGCCTAACTTGAAGTCTATATGGTGATTTCTTCCACAGCCCTCCTCCCCCAAATTAGGCTGTATTTCTATATAGTTAGTTTTATCTGACACAAGccagaaaattaaattaagattTCTTTAGGAATCTTAACTTTGAATTTCCTGCTTTTCATTGCATGTAAACTATCAATCATAAATGTGTTAGTTCAAGTTATAGCTTGTATTTTGCATGATAAACctataaaaaaatctattacTGTTAGAAAGAATTTATAGCTATTGTTCTGCTGTTGCTTAATTGTTAAAATTCATAAGAAGCTACTTTTTTTATGTAGACCTGTCTTTCTGCCTTAGGGAGTGAACTACTTTATGTCCAAAGGAATCCTAGATGATTCACCAAAGGAGATAGCCAAGTTCATCTTCTGTACAAGAACACTAAATTGGAAAAAACTGAGAATCTACCTTgatgaaaggtaaaaaaaattttaagttttcatcTGAAATGTGCTAAGTAATGTTTTCGATGAGTTTAGTTTACTTTACAAATGTACACTACATAGTAATCACAAGGTTGCAACATTGAGTCAAGACAGGGAAAGACTCCTTTACCTTACACATCattattgctgttattattttattattttggtgaGCTTTAACTAAATGATGAGGAAGTTGCcattggaaaacaaaaaaagttcatgTATACACACAAAATGGAAGCCAGCAtctttgtaatagcaaaaaaaagTCAAGTATTTTCAGGAAACCATAACCCTGACTTTTGTTAAATAACTAGCCATAATAGATGTGTAAGTGTTCAGGTAAGTAAAAGTTTTGAATTCTGAAATTATTCATATAAAAACCTAGTACAAAGACACGAATCCTAGGGATATAAGACATATATATTTGCATGTAGACTACACACTTGTGTCATATGCAAATttgaaaatgatgaaaatgtgaCATTTAGTAGTACATTCTATGCAAATAGAGACAGTGATCAGTGCACTATTCTACAAGTCATTCACTTGTACTCCttaattctggttattaatggACAGAAAATATTggaacaattttaatttttttgagactgagtctcaagctgtcaccatgggtagagaaccatggtgtcacagctcacagcaacctccaactcctgggctcaagcaattctcctgcctctgcctcccaagtagctgggactacaggtgcccaccacaacacccagctttttgttgttgttgcaattgtcattgttgttttagctggcccaggctgggttcgaacctgccagctttggtgtatgtggtcagcaccctacccactgagctacaggctccactAGGGACATTTTCATGTGACATCAtcgaattaattttttttatagctcAAACATAAGTTTACTTTTCATTgtaattttcaaacttttttatttctcaggaTTTTTTCAATTATAGTCTCTAAAAGTTCATTAATATTCCAGAAACATTACTAGAATAGGAGTACTTAGatgattaaaatataatttttgtcttcGAGGAGTTTACATTCCAGCATTAGAAtgctattaattttctttttttttttttcttttggccggggctgaggtttgaacccgccacctctggcatatgggaccggcaccctactccttgagccacaggcgccgcccagaatgctattaattttttttaagttatagatGCACACATACACTTGTACAAATGTTTATACAATAGTAAATAACCTAAATGTATATCAGTAGGATTGCTGCATTCATGAAATAGTATGCTGGGAATCTGTTAAGAAGAGTAAAGTGCATCCAGATATATAAAAAGCCATGCATAATATACATGtgtaaaaagcaaaagcaaattttaaaacaatgtactttacaaagagatggccaacatatagagaatataatataaatattgtgTTATgaagattttgtaaataaaggtctatctagctacaatttcccattttccctgtgtattgCAACTTTGGGTACATCCTGTATAAAATGtgggaattttttaaattctacataATTAGTTGTTACCTTGAAGATATAGTTTGGCATGGTAGGTGGAGACCTTCATtactttcataattaaaataaagaaatccatTGCTATTTGGATTCAGCTAAGAAGCTGTTCTTAATACTACAAaactccctttttatttattttataaataaaattactagGTTTCAccttatattattttattgtaacCTTTACATGGAAGATTTCAAAATAGGTTAACCTCTTAAATGATCatacttagatttttttattttaaaaattatatgtacttTTAAAGGATTAGCTAATCTGGTAatcaaaaataaagtgtttttatcCAAAAAATGGCAATTTATGATTTTTCATATcactttttttaatagagaagagTTGACTAAAGCCATAACTCTTTTTTCATCCTATAGGAGAGATGTCTTGGACGACCTTGTAACACTGCACAATTTTAGGAACCAATTCTTGCCAAATGCACTGAGAGAATTTTTTCGTCACATTCATGCCCCTGAAGAGCGTGGGGAGTATCTCGAAACTCTCATAACAAAGTTCTCACATAGGTTCTGTGCTTGTAATCCTGACTTAATGCGAGAACTTGGCCTTAGTCCTGGTAAGAACGTATATAGTACCTTATTACTTCCTATGTCCAGCCCATCTCTAGGTTAAAAACAGAAGTATGTATGACACATTTTTTGCACTTGCATAAAAACATTCCCAGTAATTACAAAtacttgttttactttttgtaaCAGTGACTATTTCTATGGACTATATCATTTTTGAAAATTGGAAGGAATACTTTAGTCTGTCAtagatgttttatatatatatatatatatatatatatatatatatatatatacactaaatATACTGTTTTAGGAAGAAAGTTACACTTAGCtacataaattctttaaaattattcttgagTGTTGGGTATATTTATTAATCTAATTGAAaacttaagaaattattttttaaactcttaatAATCCATAAATTGCATAGATAATACCATACTTGTACTGAAATTTGCTTTCAGTACAACTGATTTTCattgtgtatgtatttatacgtatatgtgtatatgtgtatgataTAGGctgaatttccttcattttttattgGATACTGTTTTACTATCTTTTAATATCAAACATTTTATTGTGCTCATCCTACTAAGCAGAGATTACAGAGCATTTACCTATCACATGAAATTTGAACGTGCTTTACAAGACACGATGTTTAACATAGCTTTCTTAAGATTTCAGGGTTGTGAAATATAACCACCATTGTAGTGAGGTGTCATGGCGCTTGTTACTATTATCATAATATCAAACGTGAAATCCTACCCTGAGCATACATAAAATTCTGTCACCTGGTGCTCAGGAATACAGTCTTGTCCCTAAAGATTTACTTTTGAAACTAACATATAAATTCCATTGACCTCTAAAATACATATCTCAAACAAGAATATCAATTTAATAATCTTTccaattgtttatatttttatattttactttattttttctttttctttcttccttttttttttttcttgagaaggaaggctctctctctgttgctcagtctATCAtacagtggtgtcattgtagctcacagcaacctcgatctcctgggctcaagtgatccttctgcctcagccttctgagtttcctgagactacaggcacctgctaccaggcccaactagtttttctcattcttgctcaggctggtcttgaacttctggcctcaagcagtcctcccatcttgatctcccagagtgctaaaattatatgTGTGGGCCACCATGATCTggcctatattttattttctagtacCAAGTTAACATGTTTTCCTGTCATTCAAGATGCTTACAAATTAAATCGGGTATTTGTAAAGGCATTCTATATGAATAAATAGGTTGCTTCTTTTTTTagataatacaaatatatttatagataggtagatagatcacatttgaaaggaaagatgaaaataaagccaattctgaaatatttaaatctagaatGAATTTTTACTAGGAAGCCTTAAACTACTCTAAAATTCTTTAGGACTGAAGAAGATGCTTGCTGAATtgatatccatatagggtgatGACTGGGCTTGGCCAGGATTGAGTACTTTCCCAGGGTGTTAAGCCAGGAGAAGCCGAGACAAGGAGGGAAGAGTTGATCATCATCCTAGGTTGACTTCCTAGCTAATTTCGACCTCTTACCATTGTAGACATTTTTGCATTCTATGATGCCTTTGGAGTCATACTCTTTGAACTGGCTAGTAATCTGAGGCATTTACCTTCCAGATGGTGTCTACGTGCTGTGCTACTCTCTGATTCTACTTTCTATCGACCTCAGTAGCCCTCACGTGaagaataaaatgtcaaaaagagaatttattcGAAATACCCGTCGTGCTGCTCAAAACATTAGTGAAGATTTTGTAGGGCACCTTTATGACAACATCTACCTTATTGGCCACGTGGCTGCGTAAAAGCACAAGTGCTAGGACTTCAGCTTTGCCTTCAGATTGAAGCCACCCACAGGCTGACTTAGCAGACTGCATCCACACTGGTTCTTCCAGTCTGTGTATACAATCAAGCTTGAGTGTAcaacctatttttcttttgctcttttttagtattttcttaagGAACTAAAtaattttgcagaattttttcttattttgcctATCATGTTTTGCACAAAGCAGAACCACTGCCTGACACAGCTATTAAGGAATGTTAGACTGAATTATATTCTAAAAGATGGTGTATTTGTGCATTAGATTTGCCTGAAAAACTTCacccattttcattctttttttaaataccatgtaatgtgtacatatttaaagagatttataatcataattattttattgtaatggttcttccttttctcttaacTGAGTTCTGAAACTTGTTTGATTCTGATCTGggattattttcttcataaaagttGGATCCGACTTCAGATGGAAACCAATACCAGCCGctttttcctttgaattctgAAGAGTGTTGATTTGTTATTACTATGCAAaaccatttcttattttataatataaatttatcatttgatttttcatttttaaaacttctgagTTAGTTAAGTCTTCATTGATTATACCATCTAGGATTATTTTAAAGGTCAAAATTtaaagaacaagaacaaaacaaaatttaaagaacactcacaagaacaaaataaaatgttattagaaCTCTGGTAACcaatttttgcttgtttatatCTGATGTGATTAGTCAAACTTGACGATattcctaatcttttttttttaattaatatattactatattcctaatctttttcttttttattaatataagagtatatgcaattagattacattgtttgcgtttgttaggtaaagtctgagttgtagttgagtccttttgtccaggaggtgtgccatatgcccctatattgtacccattaggtgagagcttaccaaggTGTCCCCTTCCcgtttcttgaatttaattgtgtttttctctcctgtgtgcctatagttgttcatttactagtttcaacatagtatttagtacattggatacttgcttttccattcttctttactaagaagaatgtgcttcaattaCATTcaggttactacaaaagatgtaaagtctccatcttttttggctaaatagtattccatggtatacatagactacagtttattaatccattcatgggttgatgagaacttgggttgtttccacatctttgtgattgtgaattgagctatgataaatatTCAAGTGTAAATGACTtgatgataaaatgactttttttcttctgggaagatacctaataatgggctTGCAGGTTCAAATGGATTGTCTGCTTTTacctctttgaggattctccatacttctttccatggaggctgcactagtttgcaatcccaccaacagtgtaaaagtgttcccttctctccacatccatgctggcatctgcagatttgggactttgtgatgatgtgggctgttctcatttgatttgcatttctctgatgattagatatgatgagcattttttaatgtgtgtgttGCTCatttgtcttcttgggagaaggttctgttcatgtctcttgcctaatGATTAATTAGGTTGTTtgttcttgttgatttgttttgagttctttgtagacttTGGTCcctagccctttgtcagatttgtaatatgtgagtatcttctcctattctgaagttGTCTGTCTGATTTGtggattgtgtccttagctgtgcagaagcttttaagcttgatcaggtcccatttatttctttttattgttgctgcAATCGCCAATGGGgtcgtcttcataaaatctttccccaggctgatattgttaaaagagtttttcccaaactttcttctagagtttttgaCATGGTaaataaaatgctttgaaaacCTGGGATTCTGATAAACGTTTCtccagaaagttttttttttttttttttttacagcaggCAGTTCAGCTGGCTGAACTCCTAACTAGAAGCTCTGACTTTGACTTATCAGCAGTTGGTGGCAGTGTAGATTTCAGTTCCGTTCTTAAACCTGACTgtaattgaaatctcttctaTATATGCAAGCTTCAGAGACTGGTCAGAAGTTTGGATGGAGTCATACATAGAATTTGGGGTGCTCTCTCTGATTCTCTCCTTATCAGGATTTCCCTCTGAATTTTCTGTCACTGTCCCAAAGTCTGTTCTGTGTTTCTTCAAGCCAGTAAAACTATAGGCTCCCCATGGTGCAGAGTGGGGACTGCCTTCAGGGTAAGAGCTATAAAAATAGGAAACTCACCCAATGATAATCAGTTCTTCCAGGGGTTCTCTCCTCTGTAGGGGGAACCTGCTTTTGGTTGCTTTTCATTGCTTTCATTTGAGTGGTTTTTATGTTTTGTCCAGAAGGTAGCTTTATCTGTTGGCAGAGGGTTTGTCTGAAAAAAGTAGTTGGCCAACACTTGATGTGGAACCCTCTGCAATAGGGTAGTATTCTTTTTACTACCTCCTGTGATTACCCAGAAGGGATTTGTTCCTGgttaattttaaaagtaggtAGATAAGAATTTTTATTCCATCTATGCAATTAGCTATGTAGGAATTCATTTTCCATCTATGAAAAAAACCttaatattaaacatttactaAATGTTTAGTGAATTAGCAATTCCGTGTTTCTTAGTGGTTGTCTTACTGCCGTGGAGGAGATACACAAGCCTGGACTTTGCCTGCTAGATGCCAGGAGCATCCTCTGGTTATTGTGACATACAAACATGGTCGTCACATATTTCCAAGTGCCTGCTGGGGACACAAGTCACTGAAGTTGAGAACTATTGTGTCTTCTTTCAGATTTAGCAACTTTATCTTTCTGAAACATAAATATCCTGATGACACTTATCTATGTGAAGTCTTTCAGCATCTCCCTTTGCCCTACAAAATAAGTGTAGCCTCCATAGCATAATATATTTGTTAGACCTTTGACAATAGGGCCTCACCCTACCTAGTTTAAAGCCGTGTCTGCTTCAGTGTTCCTTAACTGGGGTCTGGTTCAGTCTGTCTTTTCTTCTGATAAccttttttcctcctctggaTCCAAAGTTCCCCTGCTAATCATCTGAGATCTACCTCAAATGTAATTTCTGTATCAAAGCTCTCAAAGACTACCTCTACCATAAAGTCCACTAGTGTTCATTGCTTCTTCCTCTGTAAACCACTTTGTACAAATCTCTGCTTTGCTTTAATAATTATACTATAATTTTCTATATGTCTAGCTCCTTCATCCAAGAGCTACTCCAGCCTGTTattatgttatatttattataagaCCTGAACTAGGGATGTTGCAAAAGGCTTAGAGAGGAGGGATGAATTTTAAAAACCCTAGAGATTGATAAGATTTTGCTGAAGGGTTTTTATTACAAGAGGCTGTTATCAGAGGTAGTTACAAGGAGAAGCAACTAGtggaatgaaatggaaaaaataatgattCCAATTTTTGTAACTTGAAAGTGTTATTAGAATAGTCATTGACTATATCTAAAGAGAAGAGCTAGAATTGAAAAGGGAGTTGAATTAGTTTGCCTTGGGTCATATTGGTGGTTAAAGTATGTTGTACTAAAGCATGGGCAAAGATAAATCCTGAAGAGAATATGTtgcagaacaagaaaaaaatcggAAATCAACATTTTAAGGTTGGATAGAGCAAAGTCAGAAAAAGAGTGCTCATTAACTGTAGCAGAGAAGAATGGTATCCAGCAAGCTAAGGAAGAAGAATTTCAAGAAGGGTGGTGAGCTTTCCATTTGCTAAAAACCAAGTAAGTAGTTTTTTGCCAGGCAGCCTTTCTGAATCCCCCTTTTCCACTTGGGACTGAATCCTTTGAAGCTAGGAAATCACAGTACTGCTAATGGTTCTACCTTGTCACTGGGTACTCTCTGACCCGATGTGTAATCTGAGCTCTGCTGAAACCCACAGAAGTGCTTGTGGTCCACTGTAATTCAAGCCTGTCTGTACCCTCCTGCAATAAGGGCTGTGCTGTTTCAAACCCAGAACTTACATACCAACTGGGTCCTGCCAGTGAATCCTTCCTACTGACAGTCACCAGCTCTGTTTTCCAAGATGTAGGTCATAATTTGAAAAAGTTCTTtcagaaaaaaagggagaaagaaagaaggaaaagaagaaaaggaagaaaagaagagaaagaagagataagaaagaaggagatgaaggaagaaggaaaggagaaaaagaagaaagaaaaggggaaaaatgcTTAACAAATTCTAGAACTTCTAAATTTGTCACCAATAGGAGTTTTCCTGAGTACATTCTGTGAAAACTAACATACTCTATAAT
This Nycticebus coucang isolate mNycCou1 chromosome 1, mNycCou1.pri, whole genome shotgun sequence DNA region includes the following protein-coding sequences:
- the FBXO8 gene encoding F-box only protein 8 isoform X1 — translated: MGQGLWRVARNQQLQQESYGEQGCLGREQSRGMAPSSAPHPGHRKQVQGGIDIYHLLKARRSKEQEGFINLEMLPPELSFTILSYLNATDLCLASCVWQDLANDELLWQGLCKSTWGHCSIYNKNPPLGFSFRKLYMQLDEGSLTFNANPDEGVNYFMSKGILDDSPKEIAKFIFCTRTLNWKKLRIYLDERRDVLDDLVTLHNFRNQFLPNALREFFRHIHAPEERGEYLETLITKFSHRFCACNPDLMRELGLSPDGVYVLCYSLILLSIDLSSPHVKNKMSKREFIRNTRRAAQNISEDFVGHLYDNIYLIGHVAA
- the FBXO8 gene encoding F-box only protein 8 isoform X2, which translates into the protein MQLTSAWLHVFGRTLLTMNFSGKGCANPLGVTVPYTIRTHLWGFLLGNCICSWMKAASPLMPTQMSHREQDSPKDTVHVPDVGNQTPQRLLAVAHGVGENFCAAVGVNYFMSKGILDDSPKEIAKFIFCTRTLNWKKLRIYLDERRDVLDDLVTLHNFRNQFLPNALREFFRHIHAPEERGEYLETLITKFSHRFCACNPDLMRELGLSPDGVYVLCYSLILLSIDLSSPHVKNKMSKREFIRNTRRAAQNISEDFVGHLYDNIYLIGHVAA